A genomic region of Anas platyrhynchos isolate ZD024472 breed Pekin duck chromosome 9, IASCAAS_PekinDuck_T2T, whole genome shotgun sequence contains the following coding sequences:
- the ATG16L1 gene encoding autophagy-related protein 16-1 isoform X2, translated as MASGLRAAGFPPWKRHIAAELRRRDRLQRQAFEEIIAQYNKLLEKSDLHAVLADKLQAEKYDMQSRHEISPGHDGTWNDAQLQELAQLKIKHQEELTELHKKRGELAQSVIDLNNQMQQKDKEMQMNEAKIAEYLQKISELETECQELRSKLQDLERANQTLKDEYDALQITFNALEEKLRKTTEDNQELVSRWMAEKAQEANRLNAENEKDSRRRQARLQKELAEAAKEPLPVEPDDDIEVLADETSDTAEETSPVRAVSRASSKRLSQPAGGLLDSITNIFGLSESPLLGHQSSDAARRRSLSSFPAPQDSAEPHPGASKEVRVPTTAICVFDAHDGEVNAVQFSPGSRLLATGGMDRRVKLWEVLGDRCEPKGSLSGSNAGITSIEFDSAGSYLLAASNDFASRIWTVDDNRLRHTLTGHSGKVLSAKFLLDNARIVSGSHDRTLKLWDLRSKVCIKTVFAGSSCNDIVCTEQCVMSGHFDKKIRFWDIRTESIVKELELLGRITALDLNSERTELLTCSRDDLLKIIDLRVGAVKQTFSAQGFKCGSDWTRVVFSPDGNYVAAGSADGALYIWNVLTGKLERTLAKHHSSSINAVAWSPAGAHVVSVDKGNKAVLWAEF; from the exons ATGGCGTCGGGGCTGCGCGCCGCCGGCTTCCCCCCCTGGAAGCGGCACATCGCGGCCGAGCTGCGGCGGCGGGACCGGCTGCAGCGCCAGGCCTTCGAGGAGATCATCGCGCAGT ATAACAAGCTACTAGAGAAGTCAGACCTTCACGCCGTGCTGGCTGATAAGCTGCAAGCTGAAAAGTATGACATGCAGAGCAGACATGAAATCAG TCCTGGACATGACGGCACATGGAATGATGctcagttgcaggaactggcaCAGCTGAAGATAAAGCATCAAGAGGAGCTGACAGAACTACATAAGAAACGTGGCGAG TTGGCCCAGTCTGTAATTGATCTGAATAACCAAATGCAGCAGAAGGACAAAGAGATGCAGATGAATGAAGCAAA GATTGCGGAGTATTTGCAAAAAATCTCTGAACTGGAAACAGAGTGCCAGGAATTGCGTAGCAAACTACAGGATCTTGAGCGAGCTAATCAGACACTGAAAGATGAATATGATGCTCTCCAGATCACCTTCAATGCCTTGGAGGAGAAACTGAGGAAAACTACTGAGGATAACCAGGAGCTGGTCTCACGTTGGATGGCAGAGAAAGCACAAGAAGCCAATCGCTTgaatgcagaaaatgaaaaggattCAAG gAGACGACAAGCCAGGCTGCAGAAGGAGCTAGCAGAAGCTGCCAAAGAACCCCTGCCTGTTGAACC ggatgATGATATTGAAGTGCTTGCAGATGAAACCTCTGACACAGCTGAGGAGACGTCTCCAGTGCGAGCTGTTAGCCGAGCATCCAG TAAGCGACTCTCCCAGCCAGCTGGAGGCCTTCTGGACTCTATCACTAATATCTTTGG TCTGTCTGAGTCTCCCCTTTTGGGACATCAATCTTCTGATGCTGCCAG GAGACGTTCCTTGTCCTCGTTCCCTGCTCCCCAGGATAGTGCAGAGCCACATCCGGGTGCCAGTAAAGAAGTGAGAGTGCCCACTACTGCAATATGTGTCTTT GATGCACACGACGGGGAGGTGAATGCAGTGCAGTTCAGCCCTGGCTCCCGTTTACTAGCAACAGGAGGCATGGACCGAAGGGTTAAGCTTTGGGAAGTCTTGGGAG ATAGATGTGAGCCCAAAGGTTCCCTCTCCGGTAGTAATGCTGGGATTACAAGCATAGAATTTGATAGTGCT GGTTCTTACCTCCTGGCAGCTTCAAATGACTTTGCCAGCAGAATCTGGACGGTTGATGACAATCGATTACGG CACACTCTGACAGGTCACAGCGGTAAAGTTCTGTCAGCCAAGTTCTTGCTGGACAATGCACGCATTGTTTCAGGAAGTCATGACCGGACCCTCAAGCTCTGGGACCTCCGCAGCAAAGTTT GTATAAAAACAGTGTTTGCAGGATCTAGCTGCAATGACATCGTATGTACCGAACAGTGTGTAATGAGTGGACATTTCGATAAGAAAATTCGTTTCTGGGACATCAG GACCGAAAGCATAGTAAAAGAACTGGAGCTGCTTGGGAGGATCACAGCTCTGGACCTGAACTCTGAGCGAACAGAGCTGCTGACCTGTTCCCGTGATGATCTACTAAAGATCATTGATCTGCGGGTTGGTGCTGTCAAACAAACATTCAG CGCCCAAGGGTTCAAATGCGGCTCTGACTGGACGAGAGTTGTGTTCAG CCCTGATGGTAACTACGTGGCTGCTGGTTCAGCTGATGGGGCCCTCTACATTTGGAACGTGCTCACTGGGAAATTGGAGAGGACTCTTGCAAAGCATCACAG TTCTTCTATCAATGCAGTCGCGTGGTCGCCAGCAGGTGCCCATGTGGTCAGTGTGGACAAAGGAAACAAGGCTGTCCTGTGGGCTGAATTTTGA
- the ATG16L1 gene encoding autophagy-related protein 16-1 isoform X1: MASGLRAAGFPPWKRHIAAELRRRDRLQRQAFEEIIAQYNKLLEKSDLHAVLADKLQAEKYDMQSRHEISPGHDGTWNDAQLQELAQLKIKHQEELTELHKKRGELAQSVIDLNNQMQQKDKEMQMNEAKIAEYLQKISELETECQELRSKLQDLERANQTLKDEYDALQITFNALEEKLRKTTEDNQELVSRWMAEKAQEANRLNAENEKDSRRRQARLQKELAEAAKEPLPVEPRDDDIEVLADETSDTAEETSPVRAVSRASSKRLSQPAGGLLDSITNIFGLSESPLLGHQSSDAARRRSLSSFPAPQDSAEPHPGASKEVRVPTTAICVFDAHDGEVNAVQFSPGSRLLATGGMDRRVKLWEVLGDRCEPKGSLSGSNAGITSIEFDSAGSYLLAASNDFASRIWTVDDNRLRHTLTGHSGKVLSAKFLLDNARIVSGSHDRTLKLWDLRSKVCIKTVFAGSSCNDIVCTEQCVMSGHFDKKIRFWDIRTESIVKELELLGRITALDLNSERTELLTCSRDDLLKIIDLRVGAVKQTFSAQGFKCGSDWTRVVFSPDGNYVAAGSADGALYIWNVLTGKLERTLAKHHSSSINAVAWSPAGAHVVSVDKGNKAVLWAEF, encoded by the exons ATGGCGTCGGGGCTGCGCGCCGCCGGCTTCCCCCCCTGGAAGCGGCACATCGCGGCCGAGCTGCGGCGGCGGGACCGGCTGCAGCGCCAGGCCTTCGAGGAGATCATCGCGCAGT ATAACAAGCTACTAGAGAAGTCAGACCTTCACGCCGTGCTGGCTGATAAGCTGCAAGCTGAAAAGTATGACATGCAGAGCAGACATGAAATCAG TCCTGGACATGACGGCACATGGAATGATGctcagttgcaggaactggcaCAGCTGAAGATAAAGCATCAAGAGGAGCTGACAGAACTACATAAGAAACGTGGCGAG TTGGCCCAGTCTGTAATTGATCTGAATAACCAAATGCAGCAGAAGGACAAAGAGATGCAGATGAATGAAGCAAA GATTGCGGAGTATTTGCAAAAAATCTCTGAACTGGAAACAGAGTGCCAGGAATTGCGTAGCAAACTACAGGATCTTGAGCGAGCTAATCAGACACTGAAAGATGAATATGATGCTCTCCAGATCACCTTCAATGCCTTGGAGGAGAAACTGAGGAAAACTACTGAGGATAACCAGGAGCTGGTCTCACGTTGGATGGCAGAGAAAGCACAAGAAGCCAATCGCTTgaatgcagaaaatgaaaaggattCAAG gAGACGACAAGCCAGGCTGCAGAAGGAGCTAGCAGAAGCTGCCAAAGAACCCCTGCCTGTTGAACC cagggatgATGATATTGAAGTGCTTGCAGATGAAACCTCTGACACAGCTGAGGAGACGTCTCCAGTGCGAGCTGTTAGCCGAGCATCCAG TAAGCGACTCTCCCAGCCAGCTGGAGGCCTTCTGGACTCTATCACTAATATCTTTGG TCTGTCTGAGTCTCCCCTTTTGGGACATCAATCTTCTGATGCTGCCAG GAGACGTTCCTTGTCCTCGTTCCCTGCTCCCCAGGATAGTGCAGAGCCACATCCGGGTGCCAGTAAAGAAGTGAGAGTGCCCACTACTGCAATATGTGTCTTT GATGCACACGACGGGGAGGTGAATGCAGTGCAGTTCAGCCCTGGCTCCCGTTTACTAGCAACAGGAGGCATGGACCGAAGGGTTAAGCTTTGGGAAGTCTTGGGAG ATAGATGTGAGCCCAAAGGTTCCCTCTCCGGTAGTAATGCTGGGATTACAAGCATAGAATTTGATAGTGCT GGTTCTTACCTCCTGGCAGCTTCAAATGACTTTGCCAGCAGAATCTGGACGGTTGATGACAATCGATTACGG CACACTCTGACAGGTCACAGCGGTAAAGTTCTGTCAGCCAAGTTCTTGCTGGACAATGCACGCATTGTTTCAGGAAGTCATGACCGGACCCTCAAGCTCTGGGACCTCCGCAGCAAAGTTT GTATAAAAACAGTGTTTGCAGGATCTAGCTGCAATGACATCGTATGTACCGAACAGTGTGTAATGAGTGGACATTTCGATAAGAAAATTCGTTTCTGGGACATCAG GACCGAAAGCATAGTAAAAGAACTGGAGCTGCTTGGGAGGATCACAGCTCTGGACCTGAACTCTGAGCGAACAGAGCTGCTGACCTGTTCCCGTGATGATCTACTAAAGATCATTGATCTGCGGGTTGGTGCTGTCAAACAAACATTCAG CGCCCAAGGGTTCAAATGCGGCTCTGACTGGACGAGAGTTGTGTTCAG CCCTGATGGTAACTACGTGGCTGCTGGTTCAGCTGATGGGGCCCTCTACATTTGGAACGTGCTCACTGGGAAATTGGAGAGGACTCTTGCAAAGCATCACAG TTCTTCTATCAATGCAGTCGCGTGGTCGCCAGCAGGTGCCCATGTGGTCAGTGTGGACAAAGGAAACAAGGCTGTCCTGTGGGCTGAATTTTGA
- the ATG16L1 gene encoding autophagy-related protein 16-1 isoform X6, whose protein sequence is MASGLRAAGFPPWKRHIAAELRRRDRLQRQAFEEIIAQYNKLLEKSDLHAVLADKLQAEKYDMQSRHEISPGHDGTWNDAQLQELAQLKIKHQEELTELHKKRGELAQSVIDLNNQMQQKDKEMQMNEAKIAEYLQKISELETECQELRSKLQDLERANQTLKDEYDALQITFNALEEKLRKTTEDNQELVSRWMAEKAQEANRLNAENEKDSRRRQARLQKELAEAAKEPLPVEPDDDIEVLADETSDTAEETSPVRAVSRASRRRSLSSFPAPQDSAEPHPGASKEVRVPTTAICVFDAHDGEVNAVQFSPGSRLLATGGMDRRVKLWEVLGDRCEPKGSLSGSNAGITSIEFDSAGSYLLAASNDFASRIWTVDDNRLRHTLTGHSGKVLSAKFLLDNARIVSGSHDRTLKLWDLRSKVCIKTVFAGSSCNDIVCTEQCVMSGHFDKKIRFWDIRTESIVKELELLGRITALDLNSERTELLTCSRDDLLKIIDLRVGAVKQTFSAQGFKCGSDWTRVVFSPDGNYVAAGSADGALYIWNVLTGKLERTLAKHHSSSINAVAWSPAGAHVVSVDKGNKAVLWAEF, encoded by the exons ATGGCGTCGGGGCTGCGCGCCGCCGGCTTCCCCCCCTGGAAGCGGCACATCGCGGCCGAGCTGCGGCGGCGGGACCGGCTGCAGCGCCAGGCCTTCGAGGAGATCATCGCGCAGT ATAACAAGCTACTAGAGAAGTCAGACCTTCACGCCGTGCTGGCTGATAAGCTGCAAGCTGAAAAGTATGACATGCAGAGCAGACATGAAATCAG TCCTGGACATGACGGCACATGGAATGATGctcagttgcaggaactggcaCAGCTGAAGATAAAGCATCAAGAGGAGCTGACAGAACTACATAAGAAACGTGGCGAG TTGGCCCAGTCTGTAATTGATCTGAATAACCAAATGCAGCAGAAGGACAAAGAGATGCAGATGAATGAAGCAAA GATTGCGGAGTATTTGCAAAAAATCTCTGAACTGGAAACAGAGTGCCAGGAATTGCGTAGCAAACTACAGGATCTTGAGCGAGCTAATCAGACACTGAAAGATGAATATGATGCTCTCCAGATCACCTTCAATGCCTTGGAGGAGAAACTGAGGAAAACTACTGAGGATAACCAGGAGCTGGTCTCACGTTGGATGGCAGAGAAAGCACAAGAAGCCAATCGCTTgaatgcagaaaatgaaaaggattCAAG gAGACGACAAGCCAGGCTGCAGAAGGAGCTAGCAGAAGCTGCCAAAGAACCCCTGCCTGTTGAACC ggatgATGATATTGAAGTGCTTGCAGATGAAACCTCTGACACAGCTGAGGAGACGTCTCCAGTGCGAGCTGTTAGCCGAGCATCCAG GAGACGTTCCTTGTCCTCGTTCCCTGCTCCCCAGGATAGTGCAGAGCCACATCCGGGTGCCAGTAAAGAAGTGAGAGTGCCCACTACTGCAATATGTGTCTTT GATGCACACGACGGGGAGGTGAATGCAGTGCAGTTCAGCCCTGGCTCCCGTTTACTAGCAACAGGAGGCATGGACCGAAGGGTTAAGCTTTGGGAAGTCTTGGGAG ATAGATGTGAGCCCAAAGGTTCCCTCTCCGGTAGTAATGCTGGGATTACAAGCATAGAATTTGATAGTGCT GGTTCTTACCTCCTGGCAGCTTCAAATGACTTTGCCAGCAGAATCTGGACGGTTGATGACAATCGATTACGG CACACTCTGACAGGTCACAGCGGTAAAGTTCTGTCAGCCAAGTTCTTGCTGGACAATGCACGCATTGTTTCAGGAAGTCATGACCGGACCCTCAAGCTCTGGGACCTCCGCAGCAAAGTTT GTATAAAAACAGTGTTTGCAGGATCTAGCTGCAATGACATCGTATGTACCGAACAGTGTGTAATGAGTGGACATTTCGATAAGAAAATTCGTTTCTGGGACATCAG GACCGAAAGCATAGTAAAAGAACTGGAGCTGCTTGGGAGGATCACAGCTCTGGACCTGAACTCTGAGCGAACAGAGCTGCTGACCTGTTCCCGTGATGATCTACTAAAGATCATTGATCTGCGGGTTGGTGCTGTCAAACAAACATTCAG CGCCCAAGGGTTCAAATGCGGCTCTGACTGGACGAGAGTTGTGTTCAG CCCTGATGGTAACTACGTGGCTGCTGGTTCAGCTGATGGGGCCCTCTACATTTGGAACGTGCTCACTGGGAAATTGGAGAGGACTCTTGCAAAGCATCACAG TTCTTCTATCAATGCAGTCGCGTGGTCGCCAGCAGGTGCCCATGTGGTCAGTGTGGACAAAGGAAACAAGGCTGTCCTGTGGGCTGAATTTTGA
- the ATG16L1 gene encoding autophagy-related protein 16-1 isoform X5 encodes MASGLRAAGFPPWKRHIAAELRRRDRLQRQAFEEIIAQYNKLLEKSDLHAVLADKLQAEKYDMQSRHEISPGHDGTWNDAQLQELAQLKIKHQEELTELHKKRGELAQSVIDLNNQMQQKDKEMQMNEAKIAEYLQKISELETECQELRSKLQDLERANQTLKDEYDALQITFNALEEKLRKTTEDNQELVSRWMAEKAQEANRLNAENEKDSRRRQARLQKELAEAAKEPLPVEPRDDDIEVLADETSDTAEETSPVRAVSRASRRRSLSSFPAPQDSAEPHPGASKEVRVPTTAICVFDAHDGEVNAVQFSPGSRLLATGGMDRRVKLWEVLGDRCEPKGSLSGSNAGITSIEFDSAGSYLLAASNDFASRIWTVDDNRLRHTLTGHSGKVLSAKFLLDNARIVSGSHDRTLKLWDLRSKVCIKTVFAGSSCNDIVCTEQCVMSGHFDKKIRFWDIRTESIVKELELLGRITALDLNSERTELLTCSRDDLLKIIDLRVGAVKQTFSAQGFKCGSDWTRVVFSPDGNYVAAGSADGALYIWNVLTGKLERTLAKHHSSSINAVAWSPAGAHVVSVDKGNKAVLWAEF; translated from the exons ATGGCGTCGGGGCTGCGCGCCGCCGGCTTCCCCCCCTGGAAGCGGCACATCGCGGCCGAGCTGCGGCGGCGGGACCGGCTGCAGCGCCAGGCCTTCGAGGAGATCATCGCGCAGT ATAACAAGCTACTAGAGAAGTCAGACCTTCACGCCGTGCTGGCTGATAAGCTGCAAGCTGAAAAGTATGACATGCAGAGCAGACATGAAATCAG TCCTGGACATGACGGCACATGGAATGATGctcagttgcaggaactggcaCAGCTGAAGATAAAGCATCAAGAGGAGCTGACAGAACTACATAAGAAACGTGGCGAG TTGGCCCAGTCTGTAATTGATCTGAATAACCAAATGCAGCAGAAGGACAAAGAGATGCAGATGAATGAAGCAAA GATTGCGGAGTATTTGCAAAAAATCTCTGAACTGGAAACAGAGTGCCAGGAATTGCGTAGCAAACTACAGGATCTTGAGCGAGCTAATCAGACACTGAAAGATGAATATGATGCTCTCCAGATCACCTTCAATGCCTTGGAGGAGAAACTGAGGAAAACTACTGAGGATAACCAGGAGCTGGTCTCACGTTGGATGGCAGAGAAAGCACAAGAAGCCAATCGCTTgaatgcagaaaatgaaaaggattCAAG gAGACGACAAGCCAGGCTGCAGAAGGAGCTAGCAGAAGCTGCCAAAGAACCCCTGCCTGTTGAACC cagggatgATGATATTGAAGTGCTTGCAGATGAAACCTCTGACACAGCTGAGGAGACGTCTCCAGTGCGAGCTGTTAGCCGAGCATCCAG GAGACGTTCCTTGTCCTCGTTCCCTGCTCCCCAGGATAGTGCAGAGCCACATCCGGGTGCCAGTAAAGAAGTGAGAGTGCCCACTACTGCAATATGTGTCTTT GATGCACACGACGGGGAGGTGAATGCAGTGCAGTTCAGCCCTGGCTCCCGTTTACTAGCAACAGGAGGCATGGACCGAAGGGTTAAGCTTTGGGAAGTCTTGGGAG ATAGATGTGAGCCCAAAGGTTCCCTCTCCGGTAGTAATGCTGGGATTACAAGCATAGAATTTGATAGTGCT GGTTCTTACCTCCTGGCAGCTTCAAATGACTTTGCCAGCAGAATCTGGACGGTTGATGACAATCGATTACGG CACACTCTGACAGGTCACAGCGGTAAAGTTCTGTCAGCCAAGTTCTTGCTGGACAATGCACGCATTGTTTCAGGAAGTCATGACCGGACCCTCAAGCTCTGGGACCTCCGCAGCAAAGTTT GTATAAAAACAGTGTTTGCAGGATCTAGCTGCAATGACATCGTATGTACCGAACAGTGTGTAATGAGTGGACATTTCGATAAGAAAATTCGTTTCTGGGACATCAG GACCGAAAGCATAGTAAAAGAACTGGAGCTGCTTGGGAGGATCACAGCTCTGGACCTGAACTCTGAGCGAACAGAGCTGCTGACCTGTTCCCGTGATGATCTACTAAAGATCATTGATCTGCGGGTTGGTGCTGTCAAACAAACATTCAG CGCCCAAGGGTTCAAATGCGGCTCTGACTGGACGAGAGTTGTGTTCAG CCCTGATGGTAACTACGTGGCTGCTGGTTCAGCTGATGGGGCCCTCTACATTTGGAACGTGCTCACTGGGAAATTGGAGAGGACTCTTGCAAAGCATCACAG TTCTTCTATCAATGCAGTCGCGTGGTCGCCAGCAGGTGCCCATGTGGTCAGTGTGGACAAAGGAAACAAGGCTGTCCTGTGGGCTGAATTTTGA
- the ATG16L1 gene encoding autophagy-related protein 16-1 isoform X4, with product MASGLRAAGFPPWKRHIAAELRRRDRLQRQAFEEIIAQYNKLLEKSDLHAVLADKLQAEKYDMQSRHEISPGHDGTWNDAQLQELAQLKIKHQEELTELHKKRGELAQSVIDLNNQMQQKDKEMQMNEAKIAEYLQKISELETECQELRSKLQDLERANQTLKDEYDALQITFNALEEKLRKTTEDNQELVSRWMAEKAQEANRLNAENEKDSRRRQARLQKELAEAAKEPLPVEPDDDIEVLADETSDTAEETSPVRAVSRASSKRLSQPAGGLLDSITNIFGRRSLSSFPAPQDSAEPHPGASKEVRVPTTAICVFDAHDGEVNAVQFSPGSRLLATGGMDRRVKLWEVLGDRCEPKGSLSGSNAGITSIEFDSAGSYLLAASNDFASRIWTVDDNRLRHTLTGHSGKVLSAKFLLDNARIVSGSHDRTLKLWDLRSKVCIKTVFAGSSCNDIVCTEQCVMSGHFDKKIRFWDIRTESIVKELELLGRITALDLNSERTELLTCSRDDLLKIIDLRVGAVKQTFSAQGFKCGSDWTRVVFSPDGNYVAAGSADGALYIWNVLTGKLERTLAKHHSSSINAVAWSPAGAHVVSVDKGNKAVLWAEF from the exons ATGGCGTCGGGGCTGCGCGCCGCCGGCTTCCCCCCCTGGAAGCGGCACATCGCGGCCGAGCTGCGGCGGCGGGACCGGCTGCAGCGCCAGGCCTTCGAGGAGATCATCGCGCAGT ATAACAAGCTACTAGAGAAGTCAGACCTTCACGCCGTGCTGGCTGATAAGCTGCAAGCTGAAAAGTATGACATGCAGAGCAGACATGAAATCAG TCCTGGACATGACGGCACATGGAATGATGctcagttgcaggaactggcaCAGCTGAAGATAAAGCATCAAGAGGAGCTGACAGAACTACATAAGAAACGTGGCGAG TTGGCCCAGTCTGTAATTGATCTGAATAACCAAATGCAGCAGAAGGACAAAGAGATGCAGATGAATGAAGCAAA GATTGCGGAGTATTTGCAAAAAATCTCTGAACTGGAAACAGAGTGCCAGGAATTGCGTAGCAAACTACAGGATCTTGAGCGAGCTAATCAGACACTGAAAGATGAATATGATGCTCTCCAGATCACCTTCAATGCCTTGGAGGAGAAACTGAGGAAAACTACTGAGGATAACCAGGAGCTGGTCTCACGTTGGATGGCAGAGAAAGCACAAGAAGCCAATCGCTTgaatgcagaaaatgaaaaggattCAAG gAGACGACAAGCCAGGCTGCAGAAGGAGCTAGCAGAAGCTGCCAAAGAACCCCTGCCTGTTGAACC ggatgATGATATTGAAGTGCTTGCAGATGAAACCTCTGACACAGCTGAGGAGACGTCTCCAGTGCGAGCTGTTAGCCGAGCATCCAG TAAGCGACTCTCCCAGCCAGCTGGAGGCCTTCTGGACTCTATCACTAATATCTTTGG GAGACGTTCCTTGTCCTCGTTCCCTGCTCCCCAGGATAGTGCAGAGCCACATCCGGGTGCCAGTAAAGAAGTGAGAGTGCCCACTACTGCAATATGTGTCTTT GATGCACACGACGGGGAGGTGAATGCAGTGCAGTTCAGCCCTGGCTCCCGTTTACTAGCAACAGGAGGCATGGACCGAAGGGTTAAGCTTTGGGAAGTCTTGGGAG ATAGATGTGAGCCCAAAGGTTCCCTCTCCGGTAGTAATGCTGGGATTACAAGCATAGAATTTGATAGTGCT GGTTCTTACCTCCTGGCAGCTTCAAATGACTTTGCCAGCAGAATCTGGACGGTTGATGACAATCGATTACGG CACACTCTGACAGGTCACAGCGGTAAAGTTCTGTCAGCCAAGTTCTTGCTGGACAATGCACGCATTGTTTCAGGAAGTCATGACCGGACCCTCAAGCTCTGGGACCTCCGCAGCAAAGTTT GTATAAAAACAGTGTTTGCAGGATCTAGCTGCAATGACATCGTATGTACCGAACAGTGTGTAATGAGTGGACATTTCGATAAGAAAATTCGTTTCTGGGACATCAG GACCGAAAGCATAGTAAAAGAACTGGAGCTGCTTGGGAGGATCACAGCTCTGGACCTGAACTCTGAGCGAACAGAGCTGCTGACCTGTTCCCGTGATGATCTACTAAAGATCATTGATCTGCGGGTTGGTGCTGTCAAACAAACATTCAG CGCCCAAGGGTTCAAATGCGGCTCTGACTGGACGAGAGTTGTGTTCAG CCCTGATGGTAACTACGTGGCTGCTGGTTCAGCTGATGGGGCCCTCTACATTTGGAACGTGCTCACTGGGAAATTGGAGAGGACTCTTGCAAAGCATCACAG TTCTTCTATCAATGCAGTCGCGTGGTCGCCAGCAGGTGCCCATGTGGTCAGTGTGGACAAAGGAAACAAGGCTGTCCTGTGGGCTGAATTTTGA